Proteins from a genomic interval of Meiothermus sp.:
- the cas2 gene encoding CRISPR-associated endonuclease Cas2 — MPDERFYTIAYDIPDDGRRVKVANVLKSFGERVQLSVFECWLAPGQLQQLKQLLQKKLELSQDSVRIYPIGGTVEVLGLGRLTQSPDFLIL; from the coding sequence ATGCCCGACGAACGCTTCTACACCATTGCCTACGACATCCCCGACGATGGTCGCCGGGTCAAGGTTGCCAACGTGCTCAAGAGCTTTGGCGAGCGGGTACAGCTTTCGGTGTTCGAGTGCTGGCTGGCCCCAGGGCAACTCCAGCAACTCAAGCAGCTTTTGCAAAAGAAGCTCGAGCTCTCCCAAGATAGCGTCCGCATCTACCCCATTGGCGGCACGGTGGAGGTGCTGGGCCTGGGCCGCCTCACCCAAAGCCCCGACTTCCTGATTCTCTAG
- the cas1 gene encoding CRISPR-associated endonuclease Cas1, giving the protein MTLHLTEQSSTLRLSQGRLRVELDEQTLAELPARKVRGVVVWGNVRLTTPALAFLLRQGVPVLYATLEGQLYGQAQAPQSLAPEVLRAQLLAQQNPLPLAQGFLLGKLRSGQMLLERLARQAPTAPQQAEIEAALEALPQARSLEALRGIEGNAARAYFAGLQAVLAPYGFSGRNRRPPTDAVNAALSYGYMVLLGRVLLALGIAGLHPELGLLHTEGRRAPALAFDLMEEFRVPVVDAVVVAAFLRGELNPQQHSEARNGGVYLNEAGRKVLLRRLEERFSQEAQHPKGFRKPYQELIETQAARLKAAMLGREPYTPFYLWR; this is encoded by the coding sequence GTGACCCTCCACCTCACCGAGCAATCCTCCACCCTGCGCCTCTCCCAGGGCCGCCTGCGGGTAGAGCTCGATGAGCAAACCCTGGCCGAACTGCCCGCCCGCAAGGTGCGGGGGGTGGTGGTCTGGGGCAATGTGCGGCTGACCACCCCGGCCCTGGCCTTCCTGTTGCGGCAGGGGGTTCCGGTGCTGTACGCCACCTTGGAGGGCCAGCTTTACGGGCAGGCCCAGGCCCCCCAAAGCCTTGCGCCCGAGGTGCTGCGGGCCCAGCTTCTGGCCCAGCAAAACCCCCTTCCGCTGGCCCAGGGCTTTTTGCTGGGCAAGCTGCGTTCGGGGCAGATGCTGCTCGAGCGCCTCGCACGCCAGGCCCCCACCGCGCCCCAGCAGGCCGAGATAGAGGCCGCCCTCGAGGCCCTGCCCCAGGCCCGGAGCCTCGAGGCCCTGCGCGGTATCGAAGGCAACGCCGCCCGCGCCTACTTTGCCGGGCTGCAAGCGGTACTTGCGCCCTACGGCTTTTCTGGGCGCAACCGCCGCCCCCCCACCGATGCCGTGAATGCCGCGCTCTCCTATGGCTACATGGTGTTGCTGGGCCGGGTGCTGCTGGCCCTTGGAATAGCTGGCCTGCACCCCGAGCTGGGCCTGCTGCACACCGAGGGCCGCCGGGCCCCCGCCCTGGCCTTCGACCTGATGGAGGAGTTCAGGGTTCCGGTGGTGGACGCGGTGGTAGTTGCGGCCTTTTTGCGCGGCGAGCTAAACCCCCAGCAGCACAGCGAGGCCCGCAACGGTGGGGTTTATCTGAACGAGGCCGGGCGCAAGGTGCTGCTCAGGCGGCTCGAGGAGCGCTTTAGCCAGGAGGCCCAGCACCCCAAGGGCTTCCGTAAGCCCTACCAGGAACTCATCGAAACCCAGGCGGCCCGCCTCAAGGCGGCCATGCTGGGCCGCGAACCCTACACACCTTTCTACCTGTGGAGGTGA
- a CDS encoding TIGR02710 family CRISPR-associated CARF protein, producing the protein MNQNKERLRELWAEYKTLIKQESANRAEPSPQSQKAKELYDTQIWPLTKEGFADRGQQQYVASFHTVGTTPEPVILSVRALDADRVYLLHTKDTEKLCGRIERELGWGVERIKTLLVGRSDPEDIYKQVRQKVDELPPGAAIAFDPTGGTKAMVAGLAMFAFSLAEEGRTAHVYYVDNEEYDDELRRPVAGTEFLKRLENPREVVPDWIYHRAKDAYKRGDFSLAKQLFDQAKDREGRAHSLEAVLSEAYESLDAAQFKQAKDRLNDLLELLQKPAHRQSFLTKHIATIGRQKEALEAVVQLTEALSAKDKSIAPLADPQQVACVLAALGFMTEKRLKTGRIAEAVLLRYRALELFLQHRLALRGFDTEKPDFPGLCAANHTSIEDFQEKYQAERKAAKAGSDDKLIEKSAVDFITAFFLLRALGDGPALAVNVNKVLGLTKTRNTSVFAHGFTLPTEDNAKNLSEVLVALVQSGGLPEVRFDPIPLS; encoded by the coding sequence ATGAATCAGAACAAGGAGCGCTTAAGGGAACTGTGGGCGGAGTATAAAACCCTTATAAAGCAAGAGAGTGCAAATCGAGCGGAACCTTCTCCTCAGAGCCAAAAAGCCAAAGAGCTGTACGATACGCAAATTTGGCCCCTCACAAAAGAGGGCTTTGCAGATCGAGGACAGCAGCAGTATGTGGCCTCCTTTCACACGGTAGGAACAACGCCAGAGCCGGTCATTCTTTCAGTTCGGGCGCTGGATGCAGACAGAGTGTACTTGTTGCACACCAAAGACACCGAAAAGCTCTGCGGGCGGATTGAGAGGGAATTGGGGTGGGGGGTGGAGCGCATCAAGACCCTCCTGGTTGGCCGTAGCGACCCAGAAGACATTTATAAACAGGTGCGGCAAAAGGTAGACGAACTTCCCCCGGGTGCAGCCATTGCCTTTGACCCGACTGGAGGCACCAAGGCGATGGTGGCTGGGTTGGCGATGTTTGCCTTCTCGCTGGCCGAGGAGGGGCGCACGGCGCATGTTTACTACGTAGACAACGAAGAATACGACGATGAATTACGCCGTCCTGTAGCAGGAACAGAGTTTTTGAAGCGCCTCGAGAACCCCCGTGAGGTCGTACCCGACTGGATATACCATCGCGCCAAAGACGCCTACAAACGGGGTGATTTTTCGCTTGCAAAGCAGCTTTTTGACCAAGCTAAAGATCGTGAAGGGCGGGCGCATAGCCTCGAGGCGGTGTTATCGGAGGCTTACGAATCTTTGGATGCTGCCCAGTTCAAGCAGGCCAAAGACAGGCTTAATGATCTGCTCGAGCTACTACAAAAACCCGCACATAGGCAAAGTTTCCTTACTAAACACATCGCTACCATCGGGCGTCAAAAAGAAGCCCTCGAGGCCGTTGTTCAGCTTACCGAGGCACTTTCTGCCAAAGACAAGAGCATAGCGCCTCTGGCAGACCCTCAACAAGTGGCTTGCGTGCTGGCAGCTCTCGGTTTTATGACCGAAAAGCGACTAAAAACGGGCCGTATAGCCGAAGCCGTGCTCTTGCGCTACCGCGCCCTCGAGCTGTTCTTGCAACACCGCCTTGCGCTCAGGGGTTTTGACACAGAGAAGCCGGACTTTCCGGGATTGTGCGCTGCAAACCATACCTCTATCGAAGATTTCCAAGAGAAGTACCAAGCTGAGCGTAAAGCTGCAAAGGCTGGATCAGACGACAAGCTGATAGAAAAAAGCGCGGTAGACTTTATCACCGCCTTCTTTTTGCTCCGGGCCTTAGGGGATGGGCCGGCTTTAGCCGTCAATGTAAACAAGGTGCTCGGACTCACTAAAACCCGTAACACCTCGGTTTTTGCCCACGGCTTTACGCTTCCCACAGAGGACAACGCCAAAAACCTGTCTGAAGTGTTGGTGGCTCTTGTTCAAAGTGGAGGCTTGCCAGAGGTCAGGTTCGACCCCATTCCCCTATCGTGA
- the cas6 gene encoding CRISPR-associated endoribonuclease Cas6, with protein sequence MILAALILPLEGPARPDPDGWRGLVYSLLKTLDPELHAAQHNPFSLGLGGALGQWWVRIAFLEEGLYARLSPHLFGLAGQTVRLKEAFRVRAVLQEEHPWAGVSTYPRLFQGQATASLGLQFASPTFFRRKGHSYPLPEPRLVFDSLTQRWNAFAPVKVPQEVQEAWERLLVGQFQGRTHHIAPNQDERGVGFVGRVVYYLPKASPTEAQWLQALGRFAFYAGVGAKTSLGFGRVRMFDPLQQERRPDESEQGALKGTVGGV encoded by the coding sequence ATGATACTCGCAGCACTGATACTCCCCCTCGAGGGCCCCGCCCGCCCCGACCCCGACGGCTGGCGCGGCCTGGTGTATAGCTTGCTCAAGACCCTCGACCCCGAGCTGCACGCGGCCCAGCACAACCCCTTCAGCCTGGGGCTGGGCGGAGCCCTGGGGCAGTGGTGGGTGCGGATTGCTTTTCTGGAGGAGGGCCTGTATGCCCGGCTCTCGCCCCATCTGTTTGGCCTGGCAGGCCAGACGGTGCGGCTCAAGGAGGCCTTCCGGGTGCGCGCGGTGCTGCAAGAAGAGCACCCCTGGGCCGGCGTGAGCACCTATCCCAGGCTCTTCCAGGGCCAGGCCACCGCCAGCCTGGGGCTTCAGTTTGCTAGCCCCACCTTTTTCCGCCGCAAGGGGCACAGCTACCCCCTGCCCGAGCCCCGGCTGGTCTTCGACTCGCTCACCCAGCGCTGGAACGCCTTTGCTCCGGTAAAGGTGCCCCAGGAGGTGCAGGAAGCCTGGGAGCGCCTTTTGGTGGGCCAGTTCCAGGGCCGCACCCACCACATCGCCCCCAACCAGGACGAGCGGGGGGTGGGCTTTGTGGGCCGGGTGGTCTACTATCTGCCCAAAGCCAGCCCCACCGAGGCCCAGTGGCTCCAGGCCCTGGGGCGCTTTGCCTTTTACGCCGGAGTAGGGGCCAAGACCAGCCTGGGGTTTGGGCGGGTGCGGATGTTTGACCCCTTGCAACAAGAAAGGAGGCCCGATGAATCAGAACAAGGAGCGCTTAAGGGAACTGTGGGCGGAGTATAA
- a CDS encoding type II toxin-antitoxin system VapC family toxin — MVLDSSVLLHILFREPGYPEVARRLNQAQQLLVGAPPLVEAAMVLVRREGETQLFVLEDLLRRLRVEIVPFDAEHYREALSAFRRYGKGRHLWPT; from the coding sequence ATGGTTCTGGATAGCTCGGTGCTGCTCCATATTCTCTTCCGCGAGCCCGGTTATCCGGAGGTGGCGCGTCGGCTCAACCAAGCCCAACAGCTACTCGTGGGGGCTCCACCGCTGGTGGAAGCCGCAATGGTGCTTGTGCGACGGGAGGGCGAAACCCAATTGTTTGTGCTCGAAGACCTGTTGCGCCGCTTGCGCGTGGAGATTGTTCCGTTTGACGCAGAGCACTACCGCGAAGCCCTCTCGGCCTTCCGCCGCTACGGCAAGGGCCGCCACCTCTGGCCTACGTAG
- a CDS encoding type II toxin-antitoxin system VapB family antitoxin: MALTVKNPEVERLAEEVARLTGETKTEAIRKALLERKARLARPERPRSEVIEEFLRDMHDLLPKGRRPTKEEEEEILGFGPEGV, from the coding sequence ATGGCCCTGACCGTCAAAAACCCCGAAGTCGAGCGCCTGGCCGAAGAAGTAGCCCGTCTGACCGGCGAGACCAAGACTGAGGCCATCCGCAAGGCCCTTTTGGAACGCAAGGCCCGGCTGGCTCGGCCCGAGCGCCCACGAAGCGAGGTGATCGAGGAGTTTCTGCGGGATATGCACGATCTGCTCCCTAAAGGCCGCCGCCCAACCAAAGAGGAAGAGGAAGAAATCCTGGGCTTTGGCCCGGAGGGGGTCTGA
- the cmr6 gene encoding type III-B CRISPR module RAMP protein Cmr6 yields the protein MRRNDLKSLNKQPTTHAGLWLDKYITSTAKEDSEAKRTLVAQVAGTVAPKDYEGYRNRYRQALEHLEAEIREVETLGRLVVGLGGESVLETHLTLHRTYGVPYIPGSAIKGLLSRFAATRLEGAAWARDLDPKNFHRGEAQKALFGTTEEAGLLVFFDAVPIVYQLHPDVMTPHHSDYYSGENVPPADWDSPIPVPFLSVTGKFLFALGLASGVSKEEGKPWLEAAWKILELALREEGIGAKTTSGYGRMRLEEPKAQAQAAAPSAPTSPVDLLLQRFGQIKDKDLAPQAPALIVELYNLEASVEEKQSAAKQIWKRLESAKLLKGKEEKNWYQKLMELMG from the coding sequence ATGAGGCGCAATGATCTCAAGAGTTTGAACAAGCAGCCCACTACCCATGCCGGGCTGTGGCTGGACAAGTACATCACCAGCACGGCGAAGGAGGACAGCGAAGCCAAGCGCACCTTGGTAGCGCAGGTAGCGGGAACCGTTGCTCCAAAAGACTATGAGGGTTACCGAAACCGCTATCGACAGGCCTTGGAACATCTTGAGGCCGAGATTCGGGAGGTAGAGACCCTGGGGCGGCTGGTGGTGGGGTTAGGGGGAGAGAGCGTCCTCGAGACCCACCTCACCCTGCACCGCACCTACGGAGTTCCTTACATCCCTGGCTCAGCCATCAAAGGCCTCCTAAGCCGCTTTGCGGCTACTCGTCTGGAGGGTGCAGCTTGGGCTCGCGATCTCGACCCGAAAAACTTTCACCGTGGGGAGGCTCAAAAAGCCCTCTTTGGCACCACCGAGGAGGCCGGGCTGCTGGTGTTTTTCGATGCGGTGCCTATCGTGTATCAGCTACACCCGGACGTGATGACCCCTCACCACAGCGACTACTACAGCGGTGAGAACGTGCCTCCTGCCGACTGGGACAGCCCCATTCCGGTTCCTTTTCTGAGCGTGACGGGCAAGTTCCTCTTTGCCCTCGGCCTGGCTTCCGGTGTGAGCAAGGAGGAGGGGAAGCCCTGGCTCGAGGCTGCCTGGAAAATTCTGGAACTGGCCTTGCGGGAGGAGGGCATCGGGGCCAAGACCACCTCGGGGTACGGCCGTATGCGGCTCGAGGAGCCCAAAGCTCAAGCCCAAGCTGCTGCGCCCTCCGCGCCCACATCGCCGGTAGACTTGCTGCTTCAGCGGTTTGGTCAGATTAAAGACAAAGACCTGGCTCCCCAAGCACCGGCGCTCATTGTTGAGCTATACAACCTCGAGGCCTCTGTGGAAGAAAAGCAATCTGCTGCAAAGCAGATTTGGAAGCGTTTGGAATCGGCCAAGTTGCTCAAGGGCAAGGAGGAGAAAAACTGGTATCAGAAACTAATGGAACTAATGGGATAA
- the cmr5 gene encoding type III-B CRISPR module-associated protein Cmr5, which translates to MTREQKRAKSAFERISQHQGKEASWRDQYGGMAHKLPVLVRQAGLAQALAFVESRGKEAHRVFLEDLAQTLGLSKTELLKQSREAQLSQYLRLSREVLAVAQWYKRFAQSVLDVEAGAGE; encoded by the coding sequence ATGACGCGGGAGCAAAAGCGGGCCAAGTCGGCTTTTGAACGGATTTCGCAGCATCAGGGCAAAGAAGCAAGCTGGCGGGATCAGTACGGAGGTATGGCCCACAAGCTTCCGGTACTGGTGCGGCAGGCTGGGCTGGCCCAGGCCCTGGCCTTCGTGGAGTCGCGGGGTAAGGAGGCCCACCGGGTCTTTTTGGAAGATCTGGCGCAGACCCTTGGGCTTTCCAAGACTGAACTTCTCAAACAAAGCCGCGAGGCCCAACTCAGCCAGTACCTCCGCCTGAGCCGCGAGGTGCTGGCAGTGGCGCAGTGGTACAAACGCTTCGCCCAGAGCGTGCTGGACGTGGAAGCGGGGGCCGGGGAATGA
- the cmr4 gene encoding type III-B CRISPR module RAMP protein Cmr4, protein MNTHILFLHALSPLHPGTGQGVGSIDLPIARERATGIPYLPGSSVKGVLRDAASGKLDKEKLLALFGPETGSASEHAGAAVFGDAKLLLFPVRSLAGVFAYVTSPYLMERFAREAGFARLDPPALPTAPASDAWCHVSQNSTLKVGDKVYLEDLDLSFQASPELGAWETWLTQQSEAPVKGRICLVHDDVMGFLLETATEVVARIRLEDETKTVAQGALWYEESLPAESLLYGLLSLGSSRKKEVAVSLDDLKPLLGYTQMGGKASVGRGLCQLRLGGAG, encoded by the coding sequence GTGAACACCCATATCCTGTTCCTACACGCCCTTTCCCCTCTACACCCCGGCACCGGCCAGGGGGTGGGCAGCATAGACCTGCCCATCGCCCGCGAGCGGGCCACCGGCATTCCCTATCTGCCCGGCAGCTCGGTCAAGGGGGTGTTGCGGGATGCTGCCAGTGGCAAGCTGGACAAAGAAAAGCTGCTGGCCCTCTTTGGCCCCGAGACCGGCAGCGCTTCGGAGCACGCCGGGGCTGCGGTGTTCGGCGATGCCAAGCTACTGCTCTTCCCGGTACGCAGCCTAGCAGGGGTATTTGCCTATGTTACCAGCCCCTACCTGATGGAGCGCTTTGCCCGCGAGGCTGGTTTCGCCAGGCTTGATCCGCCTGCGCTGCCAACTGCGCCTGCGTCGGATGCCTGGTGTCATGTATCCCAGAACAGCACGCTCAAAGTAGGGGATAAGGTTTACCTGGAAGACCTCGACCTGAGCTTTCAGGCCAGCCCAGAACTGGGAGCCTGGGAAACCTGGCTGACCCAGCAGAGTGAGGCCCCGGTGAAGGGCCGCATCTGCCTGGTTCACGACGATGTGATGGGCTTTTTGCTCGAGACCGCCACCGAGGTGGTGGCCCGTATCCGCCTCGAGGACGAGACTAAAACCGTGGCCCAGGGCGCTTTGTGGTACGAGGAGAGCCTGCCTGCAGAGAGTTTGCTATACGGGCTGTTGAGCCTTGGCAGCAGCCGCAAGAAAGAGGTGGCGGTGTCCTTGGACGACCTCAAGCCCCTTCTGGGCTATACCCAGATGGGCGGTAAGGCCAGTGTGGGCCGAGGGCTATGTCAACTGCGGCTGGGGGGTGCAGGATGA
- the cmr1 gene encoding type III-B CRISPR module RAMP protein Cmr1, with protein MRKVPVFQEEYHPKLKSGWIELERTYRLLTPLFGGGVNPKYADPVSAVRATEIKGQLRFWWRAARAGGLSLQAMREQEAELFGASSGDKGLASPLVLEIEPLDLGQEREPFYLEPGKSFPKNRPEIAPGYVAFPLQSNRQDPKNYPVRVGVRFRLRLRYPERVRQEIEAALWAWEHFGGVGGRTRRGFGAIWPEDATPPTQQAIQAEWNKFVRKGEAPEGVPSLSGARWRLVERSWREVADLYQKFRQARNAGQQPNRPGRSRWPEPDAIRNLLGRAAPKHRQPILQPPILKFPRAQFGLPIVVHFKDSDDPSTQIVPASSEIERLASPLIFRPLADKRSIVLILNTPRTPPGGVALQTGKAVDIQLTQSEAQRITPLKGEADPLLAFLNQL; from the coding sequence GTGCGGAAGGTTCCTGTATTTCAAGAAGAATACCACCCTAAGCTCAAGTCGGGCTGGATAGAGCTCGAGCGAACCTACCGCCTGCTCACTCCTCTGTTTGGCGGGGGAGTCAACCCCAAGTATGCCGACCCGGTCAGCGCTGTGCGGGCTACGGAAATCAAAGGGCAGCTTCGCTTTTGGTGGCGGGCGGCCCGAGCAGGAGGGCTCTCCCTCCAAGCCATGCGAGAGCAGGAGGCTGAGCTTTTCGGCGCGTCCTCAGGTGATAAAGGTCTAGCCTCCCCATTGGTGCTGGAGATAGAACCTCTGGACTTGGGCCAAGAAAGAGAACCTTTTTACCTCGAGCCAGGAAAAAGTTTTCCCAAGAACCGCCCGGAAATTGCGCCGGGTTACGTGGCCTTCCCCTTGCAAAGCAACAGACAAGACCCCAAAAACTATCCGGTGCGGGTGGGGGTGCGCTTTCGGTTGCGTTTGCGGTATCCGGAAAGGGTACGTCAAGAAATAGAAGCCGCGCTATGGGCCTGGGAGCACTTTGGCGGGGTGGGTGGGCGTACCCGTAGGGGTTTTGGGGCTATCTGGCCTGAAGACGCTACCCCTCCAACGCAGCAGGCTATTCAAGCCGAGTGGAACAAATTTGTGCGTAAGGGCGAGGCTCCGGAAGGAGTTCCCAGCCTGAGCGGGGCGCGGTGGCGGTTGGTAGAGCGTTCCTGGCGGGAAGTGGCCGACTTGTATCAGAAGTTTCGCCAGGCGCGTAACGCCGGTCAGCAGCCCAACCGCCCCGGTCGGAGCCGTTGGCCAGAGCCCGATGCCATCCGAAACCTCTTGGGTCGGGCTGCACCTAAACACCGCCAGCCCATCCTGCAACCGCCAATCCTCAAGTTCCCTCGAGCCCAGTTTGGCCTGCCTATCGTAGTTCACTTCAAGGATAGTGACGACCCCAGCACCCAGATTGTTCCTGCCAGCTCGGAAATCGAGCGTCTGGCCAGTCCACTCATTTTTCGACCCCTTGCAGATAAACGCTCGATCGTGCTAATCCTGAACACCCCCCGAACGCCACCGGGTGGGGTGGCTTTGCAGACCGGTAAAGCAGTAGATATCCAGCTAACGCAATCGGAGGCCCAGCGGATTACCCCGCTCAAGGGTGAGGCGGATCCGTTGCTGGCCTTCCTCAACCAGCTATAG
- a CDS encoding type III-B CRISPR module-associated protein Cmr3 — protein sequence MLIEPRDPLIVRDGRPFTSSPGARARSLPFPMPQTLAGAVRTRIGLSQGWRFPEDAARARQIGIRGPLLAEQLGGGWQLMAPAPADAVLLSGGERPNLHRLLPLDLGQGVQTNLPEGLCPVGIARPNSKSKPLAMPRFWPWVAFERWLQEPPLQGEVIRESLGHDGPVGEVRTHLKLDPNTQTAEEGYLFQTSGLEFVRKIEKNVRRLALALWVEGAPSGIFPLGGERRLALWQEQTVAQPEPPQGLLEHLKQHRAARVIFLTPATFAEGYLPRGRSVQGAIIEAVALGRATVVSGWDLEQNRAKPSRRLVPAGSVYFVRFPDWSEAQIENWLKEVWMQNLSDEAQDRLDGYGLAVVGSWTGKLETLEV from the coding sequence ATGCTCATTGAACCCCGCGACCCCTTGATTGTTCGAGACGGCCGTCCCTTTACCAGTAGCCCTGGGGCTCGAGCCCGTAGCTTACCCTTCCCTATGCCCCAAACCCTGGCCGGAGCCGTTCGTACCCGCATTGGTCTGAGCCAGGGATGGCGCTTTCCCGAGGACGCAGCAAGGGCGCGGCAGATCGGGATTCGGGGGCCGCTTCTGGCTGAGCAGCTTGGAGGAGGCTGGCAGCTGATGGCCCCTGCCCCCGCCGATGCGGTGTTGTTGAGCGGAGGCGAGAGGCCCAACCTGCATCGCCTGTTGCCGCTCGATCTAGGTCAGGGCGTCCAGACCAACCTACCCGAAGGCCTTTGTCCGGTGGGGATCGCGCGCCCAAATAGCAAAAGCAAGCCCCTGGCCATGCCGCGTTTCTGGCCTTGGGTTGCTTTTGAGCGCTGGCTACAAGAACCACCCTTGCAGGGGGAGGTTATTCGGGAATCCCTGGGACACGACGGGCCGGTAGGCGAGGTGCGTACCCATCTCAAGCTCGACCCAAATACCCAGACCGCGGAAGAAGGGTATCTGTTCCAGACCTCAGGCCTCGAGTTTGTCCGAAAGATCGAGAAAAATGTGCGCCGCCTGGCCTTGGCCCTCTGGGTTGAGGGTGCTCCAAGCGGCATCTTTCCCCTGGGTGGCGAACGCCGTCTGGCCCTTTGGCAGGAGCAGACCGTGGCCCAGCCCGAGCCTCCCCAAGGGCTGCTCGAGCACCTCAAACAACACCGCGCGGCTCGGGTAATCTTCCTAACCCCAGCCACTTTTGCCGAGGGTTACCTACCTCGAGGGCGCAGTGTGCAAGGAGCCATAATCGAAGCGGTAGCCCTGGGGCGCGCTACGGTGGTCTCGGGCTGGGACTTAGAGCAGAACAGGGCCAAACCCAGCCGACGGCTGGTGCCGGCGGGCAGTGTTTATTTTGTGCGTTTCCCAGATTGGAGCGAAGCTCAGATTGAAAACTGGCTCAAGGAGGTCTGGATGCAGAACCTGAGCGATGAGGCACAGGATCGCTTAGACGGGTACGGCCTGGCTGTGGTGGGGAGCTGGACGGGAAAGCTGGAGACTCTGGAGGTTTAA
- the cas10 gene encoding type III-B CRISPR-associated protein Cas10/Cmr2 has product MSAMGYLLQIAFGPVQDFIASARRTRDLYAGSRLLSEAAGKAAEHLADKVGYQNLIFPAPNDLNHFEQLRKSGIPNVVLIQVDQVESCAELAKEAIASARSYIQGRAREILQEHEAHTDMPTSLKQIEDLLEVYWACVPLEGGYAKARDRLAAAMAARKNTRDFGPVTWAANVPKSSLDGVRESVIHQSGSDWRMANGVRPGEELSGVDLLKRLWPERSFLSTSHLAALPYLEGLERRGQTESLHFYLERLASQVGEPARVDWAHPVVRDTLLAHYDPRLLFEGRLGEFFEQPGSAWEQAKTILGEMYRYLGRPEPYYVLLHADGDRMGEAIDHQSQRGWQAHRNLSNKLALNFAARVQGIVEQHKGCLVYAGGDDVLALLPLHTALRCAKALAQAFRDAMRGFGKVQDPTLSVGLAIVHHLEPLQDALELVRRVEKFAKEGPSKTPPDKKRNALAVAYSPRSGSERMVRGRWDEETPLGRRLYRYADLLRMDSIPTKAAYELKHLLRELGGVSGMEEALVLEARRILGRKEMQKAYREELGKLLGTPEDVARLADELIVAKVLARAYEQAAIPKESLEVLDAH; this is encoded by the coding sequence ATGAGTGCTATGGGATATCTTTTGCAAATCGCCTTTGGCCCGGTGCAGGATTTCATCGCCAGTGCCCGCCGTACCCGCGATCTATACGCGGGCAGTAGGCTGCTAAGTGAGGCGGCCGGAAAGGCAGCAGAACACTTGGCGGACAAGGTGGGATATCAAAACCTTATTTTCCCGGCACCCAACGATCTCAATCACTTTGAGCAATTACGCAAGTCCGGCATTCCTAATGTGGTGCTGATCCAAGTAGATCAGGTCGAAAGTTGTGCAGAGTTGGCGAAGGAAGCCATTGCTTCAGCCCGTTCTTACATTCAGGGTCGTGCTAGAGAAATACTTCAGGAGCACGAAGCTCATACTGACATGCCTACGAGCCTAAAGCAGATAGAGGATCTGCTCGAGGTCTACTGGGCCTGTGTACCGTTGGAGGGCGGCTATGCCAAAGCCCGCGATCGGCTGGCTGCGGCCATGGCCGCTCGCAAGAATACCCGTGATTTTGGGCCGGTGACCTGGGCTGCGAACGTGCCCAAAAGCTCGCTGGATGGTGTGCGGGAGAGCGTTATTCACCAGTCTGGGTCAGACTGGCGCATGGCTAACGGGGTACGTCCGGGTGAGGAACTGAGCGGGGTAGATCTACTGAAGCGGCTATGGCCGGAGCGTAGCTTTCTCAGCACCTCGCACCTGGCTGCTCTGCCCTACTTGGAGGGGCTTGAAAGGCGGGGACAAACAGAATCGCTTCACTTTTACCTCGAGCGCCTCGCCAGCCAGGTAGGTGAACCGGCCCGTGTGGATTGGGCCCATCCGGTAGTACGTGATACCTTGCTCGCCCATTACGATCCCCGTCTGTTGTTTGAAGGTCGGCTTGGGGAGTTCTTTGAACAACCGGGCTCAGCTTGGGAACAGGCCAAAACAATCCTTGGCGAGATGTACCGATACCTGGGCCGCCCCGAACCGTACTATGTTCTATTGCACGCCGATGGCGACCGGATGGGCGAGGCCATTGACCATCAGAGCCAGCGCGGTTGGCAAGCCCACCGAAATCTATCCAACAAATTGGCGCTGAACTTTGCCGCCAGGGTGCAAGGCATTGTAGAGCAGCACAAGGGCTGCCTGGTGTATGCCGGGGGTGACGATGTGCTGGCCCTGCTGCCTCTGCACACTGCCCTGCGCTGTGCCAAAGCCTTGGCCCAGGCATTCCGGGATGCCATGAGGGGGTTTGGGAAAGTACAAGACCCCACACTCTCGGTGGGTCTGGCTATTGTGCACCACCTCGAGCCCTTGCAAGATGCCCTCGAGCTGGTTCGCCGGGTCGAAAAGTTTGCCAAAGAGGGGCCCTCCAAAACCCCTCCAGACAAAAAACGCAATGCCCTGGCGGTAGCCTACAGCCCCCGGAGTGGCAGCGAGCGGATGGTACGGGGCCGTTGGGACGAAGAGACCCCTTTGGGGCGACGGCTGTATCGCTATGCCGACCTTTTGCGGATGGACTCAATACCGACCAAGGCTGCCTATGAACTCAAGCACCTGTTAAGAGAGCTCGGTGGGGTGAGCGGCATGGAGGAGGCGTTGGTGCTCGAGGCCAGGCGCATCCTGGGGCGCAAGGAGATGCAAAAAGCCTACCGTGAAGAACTGGGCAAACTGTTGGGCACGCCTGAGGACGTGGCTCGCTTGGCCGATGAACTGATCGTTGCCAAGGTGTTGGCTAGAGCCTACGAACAAGCCGCTATTCCCAAAGAATCTCTGGAGGTGCTCGATGCTCATTGA